A stretch of candidate division KSB1 bacterium DNA encodes these proteins:
- the clpB gene encoding ATP-dependent chaperone ClpB, which yields MTLDKFTVKAQEAVMRAQHLAQEHGQQQIEVEHLFKSLLDDSEGVPQAILKKIGVNIGLMQSRIEDELRKLPRVSGSGAIGSVYISPRLNNVLNAAMNEMRQLKDEFVSTEHLLLAILAEKGSPSAAILQSAGVNKDLILRVLKEIRGTQRVVDQNPEDKYQALERFGRDLTDLAQRGKLDPVIGRDDEIRRAIQVLSRRTKNNPVLVGDPGVGKTAIIEGIAQRIASGDVPEGLKNKRVIQLDMGALIAGAKYRGEFEDRLKAVLKEIQEAEGSIILFIDELHTIVGAGAAEGAVDAGNMLKPMLARGELRLIGATTMDEYRKYIEKDKALERRFQPVMVDEPSVEETISILRGLKERYEVHHGVRISDAAIVAAATLSHRYISERFLPDKAIDLIDEAAAKLRTEIDSMPEEIDEIERRIKQLEIEQVALKKETDAASKERLEGIKNELANLKEQSAQLKARWQAEKEKIKEIRSVKEQIEQVRIDTEKAERVGDYNKAAELKYGRLTELNRKLEVLNKELDELHKDGSLLKEEVGEDDIAEIVSRWTGIPVSKMLESEKQKILRMADRLRLRVVGQDEAIEAVSFAVRRSRAGLSEANRPIGSFIFLGPTGVGKTELARALAEFMFDDENAIVRIDMSEYMEQFSVSRLIGAPPGYVGYEEGGQLTEAIRRKPYSVVLLDEIEKAHPEVFNILLQVLDDGRLTDSKGHVVNFKNTIIIMTSNLGADRIMERFQSMTEANRDQIYQQTRDEILQLLRMRLRPEFLNRIDEIIVFHPLTRENIKAIVDILFERHVRSALIRQGLDAVMTEAAKQYFADAGYDPVFGARPLKRIMQKELINEISTKILEGDFVPGNKLVIDYRNGELKLDKNGVI from the coding sequence ATGACATTAGATAAATTTACAGTCAAAGCACAGGAAGCTGTCATGCGCGCTCAGCATCTGGCGCAAGAACACGGGCAGCAACAGATCGAAGTTGAGCATTTGTTCAAATCGCTATTGGACGATTCGGAGGGCGTTCCGCAGGCGATTTTGAAAAAAATTGGTGTCAACATCGGATTGATGCAGAGTCGAATTGAAGATGAGTTGAGGAAACTGCCGCGTGTTTCTGGGTCAGGAGCGATAGGGAGCGTTTATATTTCGCCGCGATTGAACAACGTGCTCAATGCGGCGATGAATGAGATGCGGCAATTGAAGGATGAGTTCGTCAGCACTGAGCATTTATTGCTGGCGATTTTGGCAGAAAAAGGTTCGCCTTCCGCTGCAATCCTTCAATCCGCTGGAGTGAACAAGGATCTCATTTTGCGAGTGCTGAAAGAAATCCGCGGCACCCAGCGCGTGGTCGATCAAAATCCAGAGGACAAATACCAGGCATTGGAACGATTCGGCCGGGATTTGACAGATTTGGCCCAACGAGGGAAATTGGATCCAGTCATCGGACGCGATGATGAGATTCGGCGGGCGATTCAAGTATTATCGCGCCGAACCAAAAATAACCCAGTCCTGGTTGGCGATCCAGGTGTTGGGAAGACCGCGATCATCGAAGGGATTGCCCAGCGAATTGCTAGCGGGGATGTGCCTGAAGGATTGAAAAACAAGCGGGTCATCCAGCTTGATATGGGGGCACTGATCGCTGGCGCTAAATATCGTGGAGAATTTGAGGATCGGCTCAAGGCGGTCCTGAAAGAGATCCAGGAAGCAGAGGGAAGCATCATCCTGTTCATCGACGAATTGCATACTATCGTTGGTGCTGGCGCTGCCGAGGGAGCAGTAGATGCGGGCAATATGTTAAAACCAATGCTGGCGCGTGGGGAACTGCGGCTGATCGGTGCAACCACGATGGATGAATATCGAAAATATATTGAGAAGGACAAAGCGCTCGAACGACGGTTTCAGCCAGTAATGGTTGATGAACCTTCGGTGGAAGAGACCATCTCGATCTTGCGCGGTTTAAAAGAGCGCTATGAAGTGCACCATGGTGTCCGGATTTCAGATGCCGCTATTGTCGCCGCAGCAACTTTATCGCATCGTTACATTAGTGAGCGATTTCTGCCTGATAAGGCGATCGATCTGATCGATGAAGCGGCGGCCAAATTGCGCACGGAAATCGACTCCATGCCCGAAGAGATTGATGAGATCGAGCGCCGCATCAAGCAGCTCGAAATCGAGCAGGTAGCGCTGAAAAAAGAGACAGACGCGGCATCGAAAGAACGATTGGAGGGCATCAAAAATGAGCTGGCGAATTTGAAGGAACAATCCGCTCAGCTCAAAGCGCGCTGGCAGGCCGAAAAGGAAAAGATCAAAGAGATCCGCTCTGTGAAAGAGCAGATCGAGCAGGTTCGGATCGACACAGAAAAAGCCGAACGAGTGGGCGATTATAACAAAGCTGCGGAATTAAAATATGGAAGGTTAACTGAACTGAATCGCAAGCTGGAGGTTCTCAACAAAGAATTAGATGAGCTCCATAAAGATGGTTCTTTGTTGAAAGAGGAGGTTGGTGAGGACGACATCGCCGAAATCGTCTCCCGCTGGACTGGCATCCCGGTGAGCAAAATGCTGGAGAGCGAAAAGCAAAAGATCCTAAGGATGGCGGATCGGTTGCGGCTGCGCGTTGTCGGCCAGGATGAAGCGATCGAGGCAGTTTCGTTCGCGGTGCGTCGCTCTCGGGCTGGGCTCAGCGAGGCCAATCGTCCCATCGGTTCGTTCATATTTCTCGGGCCAACGGGAGTGGGCAAAACGGAATTGGCTCGCGCCCTGGCAGAGTTCATGTTCGACGATGAAAACGCCATCGTACGCATCGATATGTCCGAGTACATGGAGCAGTTCAGTGTATCGCGCTTAATCGGAGCGCCACCTGGCTATGTCGGTTACGAGGAAGGCGGCCAACTCACCGAAGCCATCCGACGCAAGCCATATTCGGTGGTGCTGCTGGATGAAATCGAAAAGGCGCATCCTGAGGTGTTCAACATCCTGCTCCAGGTGCTGGACGATGGCCGGCTCACCGATAGCAAGGGCCATGTGGTCAATTTCAAAAACACGATTATTATTATGACTTCGAACCTGGGTGCGGATCGCATTATGGAGCGGTTTCAATCGATGACCGAAGCCAATCGCGATCAGATCTATCAGCAGACGCGGGATGAAATATTGCAACTGTTGCGGATGCGATTGCGGCCCGAGTTCCTTAACCGCATTGATGAGATCATCGTGTTCCATCCGTTGACACGGGAAAACATCAAGGCGATCGTTGATATCTTATTCGAACGACATGTTCGCAGCGCGCTCATCCGCCAGGGGTTGGATGCTGTGATGACCGAAGCGGCCAAGCAGTATTTCGCTGATGCTGGCTACGATCCAGTGTTCGGGGCAAGACCCCTGAAACGGATCATGCAGAAAGAGCTCATCAATGAAATCTCGACCAAAATTTTGGAAGGAGATTTTGTCCCAGGGAATAAATTGGTGATTGATTACCGAAATGGCGAATTGAAATTGGACAAAAATGGAGTCATATAA
- a CDS encoding glycosyltransferase, which yields MDRISVVLMYQKGMNYDDATFHRTVESIINQNYQDWEILIVDGRGSDAKNPFLSKDARIRHVPGEFKNQAQAMNQGMSEATGQYILLVNNLLAPITFRLSTLELFWAVAQRHSNLGMVYSDYSLEDANGAKKDVHLLDYHEGRLRDNMDFGPVWFLPKRVLDQLGGLNENYQAAHLYDLRLRVAERYKIVHIAAAKNGYAYLVRAAEKKQNVFDYLISGKAIQLEMEDAVTQHLKRIGAYLAPGANYHRITYTPEEEAKFKDCIASVVIPVFNREEFIGTAIESVQAQTVQNVEVIVVVNGGPDDPTINGVKPYLPGGTKYNPNKPQVRLIIEDINNIGHCLNKGLRAARGKYYVQLDSDDRLKPDAIEKILKVFDSDDRIGMVIGSYEVWKKNETTGEITRMEEIPVVTHDEWTEENGRNNLLRINGAGAPRSAHIKIIRELGWFGMNDGEYSRNYGEDYDLVLRISEQYRIGRVWEPIYDVIRHAGGTDHAIDQLTVDRNDNAKDFMRLEAIRRRKMINSKKHNG from the coding sequence ATGGATCGAATCAGCGTTGTTTTGATGTACCAGAAGGGAATGAATTACGATGATGCGACGTTTCATCGGACTGTCGAAAGCATTATCAATCAAAATTATCAGGATTGGGAGATTCTTATTGTGGATGGCCGGGGCAGCGATGCGAAAAATCCTTTCTTAAGCAAAGATGCCCGCATTCGCCACGTGCCTGGCGAATTCAAAAATCAAGCACAAGCTATGAACCAAGGTATGTCAGAGGCGACCGGCCAATACATTTTATTGGTGAACAATTTGCTCGCGCCGATCACGTTTCGATTGAGCACTTTGGAGCTCTTTTGGGCAGTGGCTCAGCGGCATTCGAATCTCGGCATGGTCTATTCGGATTATTCTCTGGAGGATGCCAACGGCGCGAAGAAGGATGTGCACCTATTGGATTACCATGAGGGCCGATTGCGAGACAATATGGATTTTGGCCCAGTCTGGTTTTTGCCCAAGCGGGTTCTGGATCAGCTTGGCGGGTTGAATGAGAACTATCAGGCTGCCCATCTCTACGATTTGCGTTTGAGAGTGGCCGAACGGTACAAAATCGTGCACATTGCCGCAGCTAAAAACGGCTATGCCTATCTGGTCCGCGCAGCCGAAAAGAAGCAGAATGTCTTCGATTATCTCATCTCAGGCAAAGCGATCCAGCTCGAAATGGAAGACGCGGTGACACAGCATCTGAAGCGCATCGGCGCTTACCTGGCCCCAGGGGCCAATTATCATCGGATAACCTATACCCCAGAAGAAGAGGCGAAATTCAAGGACTGCATCGCCAGCGTGGTAATCCCAGTGTTCAACCGGGAAGAATTCATTGGGACAGCCATCGAGAGCGTCCAAGCGCAGACCGTGCAAAACGTCGAGGTCATCGTGGTCGTCAATGGCGGGCCAGATGATCCAACCATTAATGGTGTAAAACCGTATCTGCCGGGCGGAACGAAATACAACCCCAATAAGCCCCAGGTTCGTCTCATCATCGAGGACATCAACAATATCGGCCATTGTCTCAATAAGGGCTTGCGGGCTGCGCGAGGCAAATATTACGTGCAACTCGATTCTGATGATCGTTTAAAACCAGACGCTATCGAAAAGATTCTGAAAGTATTCGATTCCGATGATCGAATCGGAATGGTGATCGGTTCTTACGAAGTCTGGAAGAAAAACGAGACCACTGGTGAGATCACGCGAATGGAGGAAATTCCAGTGGTAACCCACGACGAATGGACCGAGGAGAACGGCCGAAATAATCTGCTTCGTATCAATGGTGCGGGCGCGCCGCGATCGGCGCATATCAAGATCATCCGGGAGCTGGGCTGGTTCGGCATGAACGATGGCGAGTACAGCCGCAACTACGGCGAGGACTATGACCTTGTGCTGCGCATTTCAGAGCAATATCGCATTGGCCGTGTCTGGGAGCCGATCTACGATGTCATCCGCCACGCCGGAGGCACCGATCATGCCATCGACCAACTTACGGTCGATCGCAATGACAATGCCAAAGACTTTATGCGGCTGGAGGCAATTCGAAGAAGGAAAATGATAAATTCTAAAAAGCATAATGGGTAA
- a CDS encoding 4Fe-4S binding protein encodes MQFWRRPLDADQIKVPRGEIHIVRDRCKGCGFCVEYCPRDVLELSKEFNIKGYHPPEVVQPEACVHCQLCEHLCPEFAIFVTLREEETTIES; translated from the coding sequence ATGCAATTTTGGCGTAGACCTCTTGACGCGGATCAGATCAAAGTGCCTCGCGGAGAAATTCATATTGTCCGTGATCGGTGCAAGGGGTGTGGTTTTTGTGTCGAATATTGTCCTCGGGATGTTCTGGAACTTTCGAAAGAATTCAATATCAAAGGATACCATCCGCCCGAGGTAGTGCAACCCGAGGCGTGCGTGCATTGTCAGTTGTGTGAACATCTCTGTCCTGAATTTGCGATCTTTGTGACTTTAAGAGAGGAGGAAACGACCATTGAAAGCTGA
- a CDS encoding peptide MFS transporter, which produces MFKNHPKGLFVAFFANMGERFGFYTMVSIFVLFLQAKYGLTSGKAGQVYGIFMFFVYFFPLLGGFLADKVLGYGRTIGIGLVVMFIGYLMLATPTAMGTNFGLIIAALAVIALGTGLFKGNLQALVGNLYDDPKYSNFRDRAFNIFYMGINIGAMFAPTAAERVSNWILSKANFHYDARIPAMANNFLKGNLPDASEFLSIAQLQDASVTMDTLGDFAQNYINALSRSYHFGFAVACFSLIASMIIFWGFRKYYKHADVTEKQKSKDETLKAQMITLTPQQTRERLIALGLVFFVVIFFWMSFHQNGLTMTYFARDYTQPSVGKATNLWFDLFGLLPIFLSVVGLYFSVKKNSAAITRIIGAIAFVGFAILAYLRYTSYAEVNPFTPQKFQHFNPFFIVALTPIVVGIFGYLNKIGKEPSAPRKIGIGMIITALGFLVLMIGSIGLPSPKELGGLVAPENMLVSPYWLIWTYFILTVAELFLSPMGISFVSRVAPPQYKGLMQGGWFAATALGNYLLSVIGYLWGIVPLWALWLILVACCLLSAAFIFAVMKRLERATQG; this is translated from the coding sequence ATGTTCAAAAACCACCCCAAGGGCTTGTTCGTGGCATTTTTCGCCAACATGGGAGAACGGTTCGGATTCTACACCATGGTCTCAATCTTCGTGTTGTTCTTGCAAGCAAAATACGGCCTCACATCAGGAAAAGCTGGCCAGGTTTATGGCATTTTCATGTTCTTCGTCTATTTCTTTCCGCTGTTAGGTGGCTTTCTCGCAGATAAAGTGTTGGGCTATGGCAGAACCATTGGTATCGGTCTGGTGGTGATGTTCATCGGTTACTTGATGCTGGCGACACCGACCGCAATGGGCACCAATTTCGGGTTGATTATCGCTGCGCTTGCGGTCATCGCCTTAGGGACAGGCCTATTCAAGGGCAATCTCCAGGCCCTGGTAGGCAATTTATACGACGACCCGAAATACAGCAATTTTCGAGATCGCGCGTTCAATATTTTCTACATGGGCATCAACATCGGTGCGATGTTTGCGCCGACCGCCGCTGAACGAGTGAGCAATTGGATCTTATCAAAAGCGAATTTCCACTACGACGCCAGGATCCCAGCAATGGCAAATAATTTCCTGAAGGGCAACTTGCCAGATGCCAGTGAATTTCTGAGCATTGCCCAGCTCCAGGACGCCAGCGTCACTATGGATACCCTCGGTGATTTCGCACAAAACTACATCAATGCCTTAAGCCGATCCTATCATTTTGGATTCGCCGTGGCCTGCTTCAGCCTGATTGCTTCAATGATCATCTTCTGGGGATTTCGCAAGTACTATAAACATGCCGATGTCACCGAGAAACAAAAATCCAAAGATGAAACGCTCAAAGCCCAGATGATCACCCTCACACCGCAGCAGACTCGAGAGCGACTGATCGCTCTGGGATTGGTATTTTTTGTGGTGATCTTCTTCTGGATGTCGTTCCATCAAAACGGGTTGACCATGACCTATTTTGCTCGAGATTACACGCAGCCCAGTGTGGGCAAAGCAACCAATCTCTGGTTCGATCTGTTCGGCTTGCTCCCCATTTTCCTATCCGTCGTCGGTCTTTATTTCTCGGTTAAAAAGAACAGCGCCGCTATCACCCGCATCATTGGTGCGATCGCGTTCGTCGGCTTCGCTATTCTGGCTTATCTACGCTATACCAGCTATGCCGAAGTCAATCCATTCACGCCTCAAAAATTTCAACATTTCAACCCGTTCTTCATTGTGGCGTTGACACCGATTGTGGTGGGAATTTTCGGCTATTTGAACAAAATAGGAAAAGAGCCTTCGGCGCCGCGCAAGATCGGGATCGGTATGATCATTACGGCTTTGGGATTTCTGGTGCTGATGATCGGTTCGATCGGTTTGCCGAGCCCAAAGGAACTGGGCGGACTGGTAGCCCCAGAGAACATGCTTGTTTCGCCGTATTGGCTCATTTGGACCTATTTCATCTTAACCGTGGCCGAGCTATTTCTCAGCCCGATGGGCATCTCGTTTGTCTCCCGCGTTGCGCCACCCCAGTACAAAGGCTTGATGCAAGGCGGCTGGTTCGCTGCAACCGCATTGGGCAATTACTTATTGAGCGTCATTGGCTACCTGTGGGGCATCGTTCCACTCTGGGCGCTCTGGCTAATCCTTGTGGCGTGCTGCTTGCTGTCCGCCGCTTTCATCTTTGCTGTGATGAAACGATTGGAGCGCGCGACACAAGGCTGA
- a CDS encoding alpha-amylase family glycosyl hydrolase: MPLKMIWISLQMIVLGLLVYNAQSRSRYPDYFPELNKYFSSKSLGANIENGNTVFRLFAPNAFSVTLVTFDRHDDAQGKEFPMKRDGEGVWEYAMPGEQYGLYYGYRIKGPRDRFSMFDPSIVVADPYSKAVVTQNHYLHPAKSLIVDTRYDWEGDTWMTTPIRDLVIYELHVRDMTVHPSSGVEKAGTYLGLVEEGKTGGIDYLLDLGVNAVELLPCQEFANIEPPYNDSSASMFNGWNHYSRNHWGYMTSYFFAPESYYASDGNMVPGQYCGIHGQQVKEFKDMVKAFHKKGIAVLMDVVYNHVSNYDLNPFKYIDKKYYFRLDANGNFLSKSGCGNDFMTERPMARRLIIESVKYWMTEYHIDGFRFDLAYLLDEATCQEIIAEAKKINPNVYIIAEPWGDGYAPDYFSRLGWSAWNDKFRNGVKGQNPFDNLGFIFGKWERDNNPHTIRRYVSGTLVSDGGLFLEPGHAVNYLESHDDHTLGDFIRIGTGAVKAEDRITDLVKHVRLSEQQMKISKLGALFLMVSQGVVMMGEGQEFARSKVIAKSDAPDPHQGQIDHNSYNKDNETNWINYEHRDINRELYDYYRGLIALRKAHPALRQSQRKDIHFIRTPAEFGLGFWISRRSSKDTHDVLVLMNADPTKKITFKIPSGNWSLVVDGDRAGLEVIKDGISGEIEVPQTTGLVLLRKQKDSR; this comes from the coding sequence ATGCCACTGAAAATGATATGGATCTCATTACAAATGATTGTGCTTGGATTGTTGGTTTATAACGCTCAGAGTCGAAGTCGCTATCCAGACTACTTTCCAGAATTGAATAAATATTTCTCCAGCAAATCGCTGGGGGCGAATATTGAAAATGGCAATACAGTCTTCAGGCTATTTGCACCTAATGCATTCAGCGTGACGCTGGTCACATTCGACAGGCATGATGATGCGCAGGGCAAAGAATTTCCCATGAAACGCGATGGAGAGGGTGTCTGGGAATATGCGATGCCGGGCGAGCAATACGGGCTCTATTATGGTTACCGGATCAAAGGGCCGCGCGATCGATTCTCGATGTTCGATCCTTCGATTGTGGTGGCCGATCCATACTCCAAAGCCGTGGTAACCCAAAACCATTACCTTCATCCAGCTAAATCGCTCATCGTCGATACCCGCTACGATTGGGAAGGGGATACATGGATGACCACGCCGATCCGAGATTTAGTGATTTACGAACTCCATGTGCGGGATATGACTGTGCATCCTTCTTCTGGAGTGGAAAAAGCAGGCACTTATCTGGGTTTAGTTGAAGAGGGCAAGACTGGGGGGATCGATTACTTGTTGGATCTTGGGGTCAATGCCGTGGAACTTTTGCCCTGCCAAGAGTTCGCCAATATCGAGCCGCCCTATAATGACAGCAGTGCGTCCATGTTTAATGGCTGGAATCACTATTCGCGGAATCACTGGGGATATATGACGTCGTATTTCTTCGCCCCTGAGTCCTATTACGCTTCAGATGGCAATATGGTGCCAGGTCAATATTGCGGCATCCATGGGCAGCAAGTGAAGGAATTCAAAGATATGGTCAAAGCCTTTCATAAAAAAGGCATCGCTGTGCTGATGGATGTGGTCTATAATCATGTGTCCAATTATGATTTGAATCCATTCAAATACATCGATAAGAAATACTATTTTCGGCTTGATGCCAATGGAAATTTTCTGTCAAAAAGCGGCTGTGGCAATGATTTTATGACTGAGCGTCCCATGGCTCGGCGATTGATCATCGAGAGCGTCAAATATTGGATGACCGAGTATCACATTGACGGCTTTCGATTCGACTTGGCTTATTTGCTTGACGAGGCTACCTGCCAGGAGATCATCGCTGAGGCGAAAAAAATTAATCCCAATGTTTATATCATTGCCGAGCCCTGGGGGGACGGTTATGCGCCAGACTATTTCTCGAGGCTCGGCTGGTCGGCCTGGAACGATAAATTCCGAAACGGGGTGAAAGGACAAAACCCGTTCGACAATCTGGGATTTATTTTTGGCAAATGGGAGCGGGATAACAATCCGCATACCATTCGGCGCTATGTCTCTGGAACCCTCGTCAGCGATGGCGGTCTGTTCCTTGAACCGGGACATGCGGTCAACTATCTGGAATCGCATGACGATCATACGCTTGGGGATTTCATTCGAATTGGAACTGGGGCAGTGAAAGCTGAGGATCGGATCACCGATCTTGTCAAGCATGTGCGACTCTCCGAGCAGCAAATGAAGATCAGCAAACTTGGAGCGCTGTTTCTGATGGTCTCCCAAGGGGTTGTCATGATGGGCGAGGGGCAGGAGTTCGCCCGCAGTAAAGTCATCGCCAAAAGCGATGCGCCGGATCCGCACCAGGGGCAGATCGATCACAATAGCTATAACAAGGACAATGAGACCAATTGGATCAATTATGAGCATCGGGATATCAATCGCGAACTGTACGATTATTATCGGGGGCTGATCGCCCTGCGGAAAGCCCATCCTGCTCTGCGCCAGTCCCAGCGCAAAGATATCCATTTCATTCGCACTCCAGCCGAGTTCGGCCTCGGTTTCTGGATTTCGAGGCGATCGTCTAAAGATACGCATGATGTTCTGGTGCTCATGAATGCAGATCCAACGAAAAAAATCACTTTCAAAATTCCATCTGGGAATTGGTCATTGGTTGTCGATGGAGATCGCGCTGGTCTGGAGGTAATCAAGGACGGAATTTCTGGAGAAATCGAAGTGCCGCAGACAACTGGATTGGTTCTATTAAGAAAGCAGAAAGATTCACGTTAG
- a CDS encoding 2-oxoacid:acceptor oxidoreductase subunit alpha, translating to MKADPIGVLTGEHYLDGDHACAEGAIAAGCRFFAGYPITPSTEVAERFVARAPFVGGIFIQMEDELGSMAALIGAAWGGKKAMTVTSGPGFSLMMENIGLAAMMETPCVVVNVQRGGPSTGLPTMVGQQDMMQARWGSHGDYEIIALSPASPQEAFDYTIKCFNLSEKYRVPVLFMMDECVGHMTEKVVIPRAEEIDLYPRRLTKKPPEKYWPYEYGEDLVPDMIVAGTGYRIHTTGLTHDERGYPVMSPVAQNKLVKRLCDKIRLNADDIIEIEEDQTDDAEVIVMAYGITSRVCLPAVFKARKKGIKVGYIKLITIWPFPEKRVRELASKVKAFVMPEINMGQVVLELERCVAGQAKTYHVPHAGGWVHDPEDIYKVIEEAVK from the coding sequence TTGAAAGCTGATCCCATAGGTGTCTTAACTGGAGAGCACTATCTTGATGGCGACCATGCCTGTGCCGAAGGTGCCATAGCTGCTGGTTGCCGATTCTTTGCAGGATATCCGATTACCCCGTCGACAGAAGTCGCCGAACGTTTTGTGGCACGAGCGCCATTTGTGGGAGGGATATTTATTCAGATGGAGGATGAACTTGGTTCGATGGCGGCTCTGATCGGTGCCGCCTGGGGCGGAAAAAAGGCCATGACCGTGACATCTGGTCCGGGTTTTTCATTAATGATGGAAAACATCGGTCTGGCAGCCATGATGGAAACGCCATGTGTAGTCGTGAATGTTCAGCGAGGCGGTCCTTCGACTGGCTTGCCCACTATGGTGGGCCAGCAAGACATGATGCAAGCTCGATGGGGATCTCATGGCGACTATGAAATCATAGCCCTGAGCCCCGCTTCTCCGCAGGAGGCATTTGATTATACCATCAAATGTTTCAACTTGTCAGAAAAATATCGTGTGCCAGTGCTTTTCATGATGGATGAATGTGTGGGACACATGACCGAAAAAGTGGTGATCCCGAGGGCTGAAGAGATTGATCTCTATCCGCGCCGTTTGACTAAGAAGCCACCAGAAAAATATTGGCCTTATGAATATGGCGAGGATTTAGTGCCCGATATGATCGTGGCGGGGACAGGCTATCGAATTCATACGACTGGCTTGACCCATGACGAGCGGGGCTATCCGGTTATGTCGCCTGTGGCCCAGAATAAATTGGTTAAGCGACTTTGTGATAAAATCAGATTAAATGCCGATGATATTATCGAAATTGAAGAAGATCAGACCGACGATGCCGAGGTGATCGTCATGGCGTATGGCATCACCTCTCGGGTGTGCTTACCTGCTGTATTTAAAGCGAGGAAGAAAGGGATTAAGGTCGGCTATATCAAATTGATCACCATCTGGCCGTTCCCGGAAAAACGAGTAAGAGAATTGGCTAGCAAAGTCAAAGCTTTTGTTATGCCTGAGATCAATATGGGGCAGGTAGTACTGGAATTGGAACGCTGCGTCGCAGGCCAAGCAAAAACTTATCATGTCCCTCACGCAGGTGGTTGGGTGCATGATCCCGAGGACATCTATAAAGTAATTGAGGAGGCTGTAAAATGA
- the trxA gene encoding thioredoxin has protein sequence MEKQLPKSFNQLIQQSELPVVVDFWAEWCGPCRMVSPALEKIAREFKGKLIVIKINVDQKPNLAAQYQVQSIPTIMMFHHGVPKMRLVGALPYEALKQEIVKNLYFN, from the coding sequence GTGGAAAAGCAATTGCCAAAATCATTTAATCAATTGATCCAACAATCCGAGCTCCCAGTGGTGGTCGATTTCTGGGCTGAGTGGTGCGGTCCATGTCGGATGGTGTCCCCAGCGTTAGAAAAGATCGCCCGAGAGTTCAAAGGGAAATTGATTGTGATTAAAATCAATGTGGATCAGAAGCCGAATCTCGCTGCGCAGTATCAAGTGCAGAGCATCCCGACCATCATGATGTTCCATCATGGGGTGCCAAAAATGCGTCTGGTCGGTGCTTTGCCCTATGAGGCGCTTAAACAGGAGATCGTTAAGAACCTGTATTTCAATTGA
- a CDS encoding thiamine pyrophosphate-dependent enzyme produces MSNANANVPEHPMEKLLRMERIPHIWCPTCGIGTALSCFITALEKFDYPLDKVVVVSGIGCTGRVAGYIKLDSFHTTHGRAIPFATGLKLANPELKVVVFSGDGDLAAIGGNHLIHAARRNMDLTVICVNNFIYAMTGGQTAPTTPLTANSSTAPYGNSEPPFNLPLLVGSCGAVYVARWTALHIRRLANSIGEALNKKGFSFIEVIAPCSTLYARRNRLGTGLDLMKFYHDNSEIRHGAPLEELDIGFQQKIIVGKFIDRERPTFLENWNNWLSQKLGDKFVPYGVAPQQMQLRKAG; encoded by the coding sequence ATGAGCAACGCAAATGCGAATGTGCCGGAACACCCAATGGAAAAATTGTTACGAATGGAACGGATCCCCCATATTTGGTGTCCCACCTGCGGCATCGGAACCGCATTATCCTGTTTCATAACCGCTTTGGAGAAATTTGACTATCCATTGGACAAAGTCGTGGTCGTGTCCGGTATTGGTTGTACGGGAAGGGTCGCTGGATATATCAAGTTGGATTCGTTTCATACAACCCATGGTCGCGCGATTCCCTTCGCGACCGGTTTGAAGCTGGCCAATCCGGAGTTAAAAGTCGTGGTGTTCAGCGGGGATGGCGATTTGGCAGCGATCGGCGGCAATCATCTCATTCATGCTGCCAGGCGCAATATGGATTTGACGGTGATTTGTGTGAACAACTTCATTTATGCGATGACCGGTGGGCAGACAGCACCGACCACGCCACTCACTGCTAATAGCTCCACCGCACCCTATGGCAATAGTGAACCACCATTCAATTTGCCTTTGCTGGTAGGGTCCTGTGGCGCTGTCTACGTGGCCCGCTGGACCGCCCTTCATATCCGGCGACTGGCCAACTCCATCGGCGAAGCGCTAAATAAAAAAGGTTTCTCATTTATCGAGGTGATTGCCCCTTGTTCAACGCTTTATGCTCGACGCAATCGCCTGGGTACCGGGCTAGATCTGATGAAATTCTACCATGATAACAGTGAGATCAGACACGGAGCGCCTTTAGAGGAATTGGATATCGGATTTCAACAGAAAATTATCGTTGGTAAATTTATCGACAGGGAGCGACCGACGTTTCTGGAAAATTGGAACAACTGGCTCTCGCAAAAACTGGGCGATAAGTTTGTACCGTATGGAGTGGCTCCCCAGCAAATGCAGTTGAGAAAAGCCGGGTGA